The genomic interval GGCAACTTGAAATACCTCAACGATGGCACTTTCCTCAAACCGTCTAGGGACCTTAAACATCAAATCCTTGAAAAATTGGCTGAAAGCATTTTTGCATTTAAAGCCTATCCAGATGACAAAGATTATGAACAAGTAGCATCCTCCCTGGTAAAACAGCATCCATGTCTGCAGGAAAGTGGTTCACGATCTGGCTGGGGAGGCTGGAAAAACAGcctaaaattcaaaatgggGAATTTTAGAACCAAAATGCGAAAGTTGGGAGTTCCTGATGTAACAGCAAATGCAGGAAAGCGTGGTGCTAACAACCCAGAAGGAGAGCCATCAcggaaaaacataaaaaaacccaAGAAATGTGAACTAAATTTCCTACCCAACTATCCTGAAGGACATGATGATGCCAGCCTTGAGAGTGCTCGTAAAGAACTGGAAGAAGAAATGAAGAAGAGAGCACCCAGTGCTTTTGTATTGTCACAAAAAATGGACTTGACGTTTGCATTAAGGCGCAAAGAGATGGTTATGTCAGCGCCTGCGATCACCAATGTACTCGACCGCTGGCCAGCTCTGTTCCGTGAGGCACAGGTAATTTcctatttatttgtgttttgtttgtcaTATAATAATTTGCTTTTCCCTTTTTTATGAGAAGGCTTATGAATACTTAAGTTATGACAAAGCAACCCCTAAATGAATAGTGTAAATTAaggtggagaaaaaaaaacacctggaaAAAAAGCAAAATGAAAAAGCTGAAAAAATCTGAGCTTATAACATAAGATTAGTCCGAAAAAGAAGTTAAAAAATATCTGATgagctaaaatgaaaatgttaatttattgGGGTAGTTCAAGGTTAAAAGGTAGTTCgcccaaacattttaatttactcatcctcaagccattcaagagtgttttttgtgtgtttttgagtgtttgagtgttttgttttttattgtataGTACAACATTGAAAAAAGATTTTAAGTCAATGATAACTATCCctttgtataaaaaataaaatacaagcaAAAGTAAGACGTTTGTGTGAATGATCTCAAACATTGAAAATTGACTTCACAGATTCCCAACATTTGATATATCATTAACATAGTTCTTAAGACTGTTATTAATGTATTTGCAGAGGCTGTGTGGATTAAAGGTATCGATGTTGTAAATACTAATTGTTTTgcttgtatgttttttttaatcattattaaAGGGACTGTTACCATTGGCTTGCATTATATTAATTACTAAAGACCACAGTTTCAGTAAAAAATGTcctactaaataaataaaaaattggatgatcTGACAGTAAATCAACagcaaaattttatttttgggtgaattactTGAATATCGATTTTCATTTAAGGTCAACAAATTTTAGACTGAGATGAAtctatttgtgttatttaatgTTATCTTGAAATATAATCAAGCATATCTTTTCTACATGCTATTACCTGCCCCTTCTTACAATGTTTTTTCAGATCTACATGGAGTTTAACAGAATTGCTGGTAAGAACCTGAAAAAGGAATTTTACGAGACCCTTGATCGACACAGTGCATGCCTTTTGGACATTTTCAGAGCCAAAAAGGGAGTTGCTGGTCAGCTCTTGATGAACCTTCTGAAGCAAACAAAGGTTAGTTAGAAGTCCCAATAATTTACCAgagatatataaatatattacaagaAAGTACATGtatcaaagggttagttcacccaaaaattaaaataatgtaatttattactcaccctaatgctgttccacacctgtaagatctctgttcatcttcggagcacagtttaagatatttgatATTAAGTCCAAGAGaattctgtccctccattgaaaatgtatgtatggTATACTGGCCAtgtccagaaggaccagaaaggtaacatatatataaaataataaaaacatcatcaaagtagtccatatgtgacatcagtgggttaattagaatctcttgaagcatcaaaaataaattttggtccaaaaataacaaaaactatgattttattcagcattatcttCTCTTCCAGGTCTGTAATCCGCGAATAGGactgagcaaaaaaaaaagcaagtcTTCCTCTGTCGAAATCCTTAGACATGTTTGCGAATGTTGTTTTGTCTACAGCATGCTTATCCCTCAGACTATAAACAAAGCTCTGTTGCACCAAATAAAATGTCAGCAGCGTCACTATGGAGTCGTGAtcgcggattgaaaacaaacccagaaacagaagacaatgctgaataaagtcgtagtttttgttatttttggaccaaaatgtatttttgatgcttcaagagactctaattaacccactgatgtctcgtatggactactttgatgttaTTACCTTTCTGATAATAAACTGGACACagacagtataccgtacatacattttcaatggagggacagaaatctctcggactaaataaaaaatatcttaaactgtgttccgaagatgaacgaaggtcttaaaggtgtggaacaacattagggcgagtcattaacaacatcaatttcattttggggtgaacttacAAGGATTTGGAGTTGGAGATggatttaatatataattttttatttttttatttccacTCAAGTTGTCAGAGCCAACTGAGGTTCGAACTCTACTGCTTCAAGGACTACCTCTCGTGTTTGGAGATGACTCCCCTGCTTTCTTTAGGACATGCTTGGTAAGTGTTCCTAGTAGAAAGTAATTTCCAAAAGACAGTCACACTGACTAACACATACATGTTCACATTCCATCATTCACACTCACTATATCAATTTTAatctaaagggttagttcacccaaaaatttgaatattgtaaTTTATTACTCATCCTTATGTCGTTCAACatctgtaagacctttgtttgtCTTcgtaacacaaattaagatttttttagggatgcaccgaaataaaaattattggccgaaaccgaaaactgaaaaagaggaaaccaagACCGAAACACcgaaagaaattatgccaattattagtAATTGTAACCAACAGTAACGATTGCATTTATGGCcgtgactgtgtaactttactaaaaatcaaggcattggaattgcataaattaatactaaagtttcaaataataaatcaattacaaatgaTGCATACAtgtatttagcacattgcaaaaatgcacagtataaaataaaatttaaactaaaatgtttaatttgacctcactcatgtgtacattaaataataatgcacaggcctactggcctgcagaaaggtacagaaatgtaataaagtaatcaaatgtaaaataattgcatatttaacagtttaaattaaagattaatccttattaaacttacaaaagctatttaatcaagagcagtgagtgatgtcttctgtttaacattaaacagtgcagtaaaggctactgcccctttaagacctaatacacaTTTATGTGTCGTcttcaagcggcaacctcccgcgatctctcttgaagccaatacggaagtaatgtaaactgcaattcctcaactggccactagggttAGCCAcaacaggctccagaaggagcagaatctcattgagccccatgttaaaattctcaactttaaagcagaaaaaaaacatgtttacagcctggtacaaactgTGGTTTTGActtatatggctaattttgattttcatgacaactctgaggggggtgaatttttttataactcattcgtttacgttataaaaaagccttaaggttctgcataattaagggcgtggttacaagtggatagccttTATCTGCCGTCtgtagtcattgcgtcacctcagttctgcgcacatcccgcctttttgcccattttctgttatcggGGAGTGACACgtgatgactcgctcacaagatggcgacgcccagctcgcccatactttaagcttcagaacggcttatcagaatcctatgggtgacgtcacggacactacgtccattttttttttacagtctatggtcgtctttctcgactgtataaagttctcttaaagggatacttcaccgctttttcatattaaactatgttattcccttaactaagctgagttcacacacacctctcccatctgagtgtgtgcacttaatcgctatgacgcgcggtgacggtctgatagcatttagcttagcccactaagcccagttcattaactacggtaccaaacagagatcaagttagaagcgaccaaacacctccacgttctcgctatttaaatacagttacaccaatagttgaacgatctagtatggtgacataaaataaaacgtggcgcttttctaagcggattaaaaaggagaactgtaatgtatggcagaatagcacttctgagagtacttcgactcagcGTAGTAAAAAGTCCCGCCTGAAAAATCCTTCTCCACAtctcccctccctctctcatatCTGCCAATAGCTCTcagatgatgcacagagacagatcttttCACAGCGCGCGCAAGTTCTCATTCGCATCTTCTGGCTCCACACGTGGGTTATGACTGCAAAAACAACTGGTCATATTtgaacatacggcagcactcgcatgcactgaacaaagtttacaaagagaggcGGTTTTgcccgtttttcttttattatcgctgttgtagtgtatcactgaggagccagcacgtgtattcatcgacagaaacataaacaaagcattattttcaagttacaacccatattaaagatgcgtcatcagatgtgagatgaagtACATACGTCCACACCGCAGATGTCGCTTTAGACAAGCACGTGCAGGTTGCGGTTTCTGTTTGAGTCATCACAACATTTCGCCCGTATTGTTTcggagaaaaaaaagtattggcCGAAAACCGAAAATGCGCTTTTGGGCCATTTTCGGCCAAAACTATTCGGTGGCCAAAAatttggtgcatccctaatattttttataaaatccaTGAGGTGCCTGTCAATCCATAGTGATCCAACGCAACTATCACTTTCAATTTTCAGAAAGGCAAgaaagacatcattaaaggtatagtttacccaaaaatctTATTCTGTATACATTCCTTTGTACTGCTGATTCCGATTTGGGCCACCACTGACTTCCATAAAAATACTAGTGGTGGCCCAAATCGGCCTGATTACAAACTTTTATCAAATTGTCTCCCTTTGCATTCATTAGATGTATACAGAgttagatttttgggtgaactatccctttaatgatgtCCTTCTTTCCTTTCTGGACATTAAAAGTGAACAGTACGTTGGATCACTATGGAGGAACGTATACCTCTTggatttcatttaaaaacatcttaatttgtgttacgAAGGTCTTACGTatgtggaacgacatgagggtgagggtAATAAATGacgattttcatttttgggtgaactaacacttaaATGTGTATAAGCTTGCATGCATGtgaattaattttaattatctTCACTAGATATCCAATGATCGCAGCGTGAATCTTGACATGCCAGTGGGGATTGTAATAGTTGAGGATGGGATGACTCTTCAGCCCCTCAACTCTCTGCATTTGTCTCCCTCCTCATTTGGGATAGTAATTGAGGGAAAGGTGGTGATGGACAATCTACACAACCTTCCTGAGTCAATGTGCCTTTTGTTTGGATTAATCTATGCATTACACTTGAATTATCCAAAGTCACTGAAGTACActtttgaatttattcaacGCATTCTCCTTTCCATGGGGCAGAAAGACCTGCAGCCTAAAATACAATCCTTGGCTAACCAGCTGTTTGGTTAAACATGAGAAAACAAGATCAGCACATAacaatgcatttttattttttatttattatgttaaGATATGTCATTGGGGTCTAAGGGTTTTGTGCTTTTCCTGTAAGATAAGAAGCAACCCCTAAGACCTTCACTACCACAGGATAAACGCCTTTTCTTGCAGGGGGTATAGGATAGTTGCATTTTATGACAGGACACTCAAAATTGTCTCACGATTCTGTGGAACGACCGCAAATCTGTGGTATTTATAACACATTGCAACTGGCCCATTTTGTACCAAAAATATAGTTTACAGTTTTGTTGTTCATGtgtcttttaaaaatatgaGTTGATGTGATCTTACtgttaaaatttaaaatgtgagcttactgttaaaaatgagctgattaatttgtttgttttttaaaaatgtgagcttactgttaaaaatgagctgatgattttgtttgtcttttaaaaatgtgagcttactgttaaaaatgagctgattaatttgtttgttttttttaaaaatgtgagcttactgttaaaaatgagctgatgattttgtttgtcttttaaaaatgtgagcttactgttaaaaatgagctgattaatttgtttgttttttttaaaaatgtgagcttactgttaaaaatgagctgattaatttgtttgttttttttaaaaatgtgagcttactgttaaaaatgagctgatgattttgtttgtcttttaaaaatgtgagcttactgttaaaaatgagctgattaatttgtttgttttttttaaaaatgtgagcttactgttaaaaatgagctgatgattttgtttgtcttttaaaaatgtgagcttactgttaaaaatgagctgattaatttgtttgttttttaaaaatgtgagcttactgttaaaaatgagctgatgattttgtttgtctgtttaaaATGAGGGCttattgtttaaaataagcTATGACTTTGTTTAAAATGAgatcttattgtttaaattgaGCTATGATTTTGTTTGTCTTTTAAAAATTTGAGCttactgttaaaaaaacataGCCTACTGTTTAAAATGGGAGCTTTTACTGTTAAAAATTagcttattttttgttttatgtaaatGAGCTTACTGTTTTGTGACTTAAAATATGAGATTACTGTTATGAGCAATGTTACCATTATTTATATGTAGTATAAACCTAATAAAGTGGTTGTTGTGAAAAACAATGCttgttttaatgatttaatgatCAATTCCCCATTACTCAAATGAGGCAATAATTTTCCTCAAATCATTTGAGTTTAGTCTGTTTGCCTTTTTAAGTTATCAGTACTTAAACATGTATGTTAATTCAACAAAGAGACCACATTAGATCAACTCAATTGATTGAGTTGCCAGTTTCCTCATTACTCAAATGAATTGagggaatcactttcctcaaatcatttgagtagtctcaacttattagggtttacagtgtacttgAGGGAGTGACGGCAATTTTGACATCATTCTCTCTTCTGACTGCTCTATTTTCTGCCTATTTTTCCCCCTCTGTTGAAAAGTCATAGAAATGCTGTTGTGGACAACAGCacccatttttttcttcttctattgGAGCAAATGGGAACACAAAAATGATATTTGCTGTCATCTCTTATTCACCACTGTAGAAGTCGTCCCTATAGGGCAGGCTATATGATGGCTTTCACTTCTGAGAACACcagaaaatcattttaaatcatGTATTGTACTTTGTTGTCTTTTGTGGTATAGCTTTTACTTGCAATTCATA from Pseudorasbora parva isolate DD20220531a chromosome 3, ASM2467924v1, whole genome shotgun sequence carries:
- the LOC137071530 gene encoding sterile alpha motif domain-containing protein 3-like isoform X1, yielding MFQLTIWVHILLQVFLRVLLWRDSAAFAWLREMRLSTLKLVQETSNHGLWICTTGTLRSSLISSSGVLQLSEDSGQTSCMFTFAVQMGSHEKMLLRVILCEGDIRKITLSKKPASIDDLVASLKESLNVNFNFSLQYEDQDFDNALCNLSDISALQDRATVKIIPLLELAPVDVVETLNDSGSTAETEIPFTLTQERQTHWPNDFVVPSFSVDVEYRLRQGNLKYLNDGTFLKPSRDLKHQILEKLAESIFAFKAYPDDKDYEQVASSLVKQHPCLQESGSRSGWGGWKNSLKFKMGNFRTKMRKLGVPDVTANAGKRGANNPEGEPSRKNIKKPKKCELNFLPNYPEGHDDASLESARKELEEEMKKRAPSAFVLSQKMDLTFALRRKEMVMSAPAITNVLDRWPALFREAQIYMEFNRIAGKNLKKEFYETLDRHSACLLDIFRAKKGVAGQLLMNLLKQTKLSEPTEVRTLLLQGLPLVFGDDSPAFFRTCLISNDRSVNLDMPVGIVIVEDGMTLQPLNSLHLSPSSFGIVIEGKVVMDNLHNLPESMCLLFGLIYALHLNYPKSLKYTFEFIQRILLSMGQKDLQPKIQSLANQLFG
- the LOC137071530 gene encoding sterile alpha motif domain-containing protein 3-like isoform X2, which codes for MMGSHEKMLLRVILCEGDIRKITLSKKPASIDDLVASLKESLNVNFNFSLQYEDQDFDNALCNLSDISALQDRATVKIIPLLELAPVDVVETLNDSGSTAETEIPFTLTQERQTHWPNDFVVPSFSVDVEYRLRQGNLKYLNDGTFLKPSRDLKHQILEKLAESIFAFKAYPDDKDYEQVASSLVKQHPCLQESGSRSGWGGWKNSLKFKMGNFRTKMRKLGVPDVTANAGKRGANNPEGEPSRKNIKKPKKCELNFLPNYPEGHDDASLESARKELEEEMKKRAPSAFVLSQKMDLTFALRRKEMVMSAPAITNVLDRWPALFREAQIYMEFNRIAGKNLKKEFYETLDRHSACLLDIFRAKKGVAGQLLMNLLKQTKLSEPTEVRTLLLQGLPLVFGDDSPAFFRTCLISNDRSVNLDMPVGIVIVEDGMTLQPLNSLHLSPSSFGIVIEGKVVMDNLHNLPESMCLLFGLIYALHLNYPKSLKYTFEFIQRILLSMGQKDLQPKIQSLANQLFG